The Pieris brassicae chromosome 6, ilPieBrab1.1, whole genome shotgun sequence genome window below encodes:
- the LOC123710933 gene encoding cyclic AMP response element-binding protein B isoform X3 translates to MDGMVEENGTSGGANVTDPLASPGSSAGTGPPHVVVTSIVQLTLPTQAPSAQVQSVIQPNQQSVIQTASNIQSVQLPKGNVILVSKPNSVIHTTQGTLQTLQIKPEPNTLLSTQGQSCSDESCSDDESPKRKYREMLTRRPSYRKILNDLGGAEIADNRMGTKPGPENEVSLSSPLSFAPVIPAGALQTDSGLHTLAVSGTTGGTAIVQYATNQDGQFYVPDQTRKRELRLLKNREAARECRRKKKEYIKCLENRVAVLENQNKALIEELKSLKELYCQQKTE, encoded by the exons ATGGACGGAATGGTGGAGGAGAACGGAACTAGCGGTGGTGCAAATGTCACAGACCCATTAGCAAGTCCTGGTTCGTCTGCGGGCACAGGTCCCCCACATGTTGTTGTCACGAGTATTGTTCAATTAACATTACCTACTCAAGCTCCTTCAGCACAg GTGCAATCTGTTATCCAACCTAATCAACAATCAGTGATTCAAACTGCCTCTAATATACAATCAGTGCAACTGCCTAAAGGAAATGTGATACTTGTTAGCAAACCTAATTCTGTTATACACACTACACAAGGAACCCTTCAAACTTTACag ataaaaccAGAGCCTAACACACTATTGAGTACACAGGGGCAGTCTTGCAGTGATGAAAGCTGTAGTGATGATGAGAGtcctaaaagaaaatatagggAAATGCTCACAAGACGTCCTTCTTataggaaaattttaaatgacttAGGCGGAGCAGAAATTGCAG ACAATCGCATGGGAACTAAACCAGGACCCGAGAATGAAGTGTCGCTGTCATCTCCTTTGTCCTTTGCTCCAG TTATCCCAGCGGGTGCATTACAAACTGACAGTGGTCTTCACACATTAGCTGTATCTGGAACAACGGGCGGCACGGCCATTGTACAATACGCTACGAACCAAGATGGACAGTTTTATGTTCCGG ATCAGACTCGGAAAAGGGAATTACGCCTATTGAAAAATCGTGAGGCTGCTCGAGAATGTCGACGCAAAAAAAAAGAGTACATTAAGTGTTTAGAAAATAGAGTGGCCGTTTTGGAAAATCAGAATAAAGCACTTATTGAAGAACTAAAGTCATTAAAAGAATTATATTGTCAACAAAAAACTGAATGA
- the LOC123710933 gene encoding cyclic AMP response element-binding protein B isoform X2, with protein MDGMVEENGTSGGANVTDPLASPGSSAGTGPPHVVVTSIVQLTLPTQAPSAQVQSVIQPNQQSVIQTASNIQSVQLPKGNVILVSKPNSVIHTTQGTLQTLQIKPEPNTLLSTQGQSCSDESCSDDESPKRKYREMLTRRPSYRKILNDLGGAEIADNRMGTKPGPENEVSLSSPLSFAPVIPAGALQTDSGLHTLAVSGTTGGTAIVQYATNQDGQFYVPEDQTRKRELRLLKNREAARECRRKKKEYIKCLENRVAVLENQNKALIEELKSLKELYCQQKTE; from the exons ATGGACGGAATGGTGGAGGAGAACGGAACTAGCGGTGGTGCAAATGTCACAGACCCATTAGCAAGTCCTGGTTCGTCTGCGGGCACAGGTCCCCCACATGTTGTTGTCACGAGTATTGTTCAATTAACATTACCTACTCAAGCTCCTTCAGCACAg GTGCAATCTGTTATCCAACCTAATCAACAATCAGTGATTCAAACTGCCTCTAATATACAATCAGTGCAACTGCCTAAAGGAAATGTGATACTTGTTAGCAAACCTAATTCTGTTATACACACTACACAAGGAACCCTTCAAACTTTACag ataaaaccAGAGCCTAACACACTATTGAGTACACAGGGGCAGTCTTGCAGTGATGAAAGCTGTAGTGATGATGAGAGtcctaaaagaaaatatagggAAATGCTCACAAGACGTCCTTCTTataggaaaattttaaatgacttAGGCGGAGCAGAAATTGCAG ACAATCGCATGGGAACTAAACCAGGACCCGAGAATGAAGTGTCGCTGTCATCTCCTTTGTCCTTTGCTCCAG TTATCCCAGCGGGTGCATTACAAACTGACAGTGGTCTTCACACATTAGCTGTATCTGGAACAACGGGCGGCACGGCCATTGTACAATACGCTACGAACCAAGATGGACAGTTTTATGTTCCGG AAGATCAGACTCGGAAAAGGGAATTACGCCTATTGAAAAATCGTGAGGCTGCTCGAGAATGTCGACGCAAAAAAAAAGAGTACATTAAGTGTTTAGAAAATAGAGTGGCCGTTTTGGAAAATCAGAATAAAGCACTTATTGAAGAACTAAAGTCATTAAAAGAATTATATTGTCAACAAAAAACTGAATGA
- the LOC123710933 gene encoding cyclic AMP response element-binding protein B isoform X1, which yields MDGMVEENGTSGGANVTDPLASPGSSAGTGPPHVVVTSIVQLTLPTQAPSAQVQSVIQPNQQSVIQTASNIQSVQLPKGNVILVSKPNSVIHTTQGTLQTLQIKPEPNTLLSTQGQSCSDESCSDDESPKRKYREMLTRRPSYRKILNDLGGAEIADNRMGTKPGPENEVSLSSPLSFAPVIPAGALQTDSGLHTLAVSGTTGGTAIVQYATNQDGQFYVPGPILEDQTRKRELRLLKNREAARECRRKKKEYIKCLENRVAVLENQNKALIEELKSLKELYCQQKTE from the exons ATGGACGGAATGGTGGAGGAGAACGGAACTAGCGGTGGTGCAAATGTCACAGACCCATTAGCAAGTCCTGGTTCGTCTGCGGGCACAGGTCCCCCACATGTTGTTGTCACGAGTATTGTTCAATTAACATTACCTACTCAAGCTCCTTCAGCACAg GTGCAATCTGTTATCCAACCTAATCAACAATCAGTGATTCAAACTGCCTCTAATATACAATCAGTGCAACTGCCTAAAGGAAATGTGATACTTGTTAGCAAACCTAATTCTGTTATACACACTACACAAGGAACCCTTCAAACTTTACag ataaaaccAGAGCCTAACACACTATTGAGTACACAGGGGCAGTCTTGCAGTGATGAAAGCTGTAGTGATGATGAGAGtcctaaaagaaaatatagggAAATGCTCACAAGACGTCCTTCTTataggaaaattttaaatgacttAGGCGGAGCAGAAATTGCAG ACAATCGCATGGGAACTAAACCAGGACCCGAGAATGAAGTGTCGCTGTCATCTCCTTTGTCCTTTGCTCCAG TTATCCCAGCGGGTGCATTACAAACTGACAGTGGTCTTCACACATTAGCTGTATCTGGAACAACGGGCGGCACGGCCATTGTACAATACGCTACGAACCAAGATGGACAGTTTTATGTTCCGG GTCCTATACTAGAAGATCAGACTCGGAAAAGGGAATTACGCCTATTGAAAAATCGTGAGGCTGCTCGAGAATGTCGACGCAAAAAAAAAGAGTACATTAAGTGTTTAGAAAATAGAGTGGCCGTTTTGGAAAATCAGAATAAAGCACTTATTGAAGAACTAAAGTCATTAAAAGAATTATATTGTCAACAAAAAACTGAATGA
- the LOC123710933 gene encoding cyclic AMP response element-binding protein B isoform X4: protein MDGMVEENGTSGGANVTDPLASPGSSAGTGPPHVVVTSIVQLTLPTQAPSAQVQSVIQPNQQSVIQTASNIQSVQLPKGNVILVSKPNSVIHTTQGTLQTLQIKPEPNTLLSTQGQSCSDESCSDDESPKRKYREMLTRRPSYRKILNDLGGAEIAVIPAGALQTDSGLHTLAVSGTTGGTAIVQYATNQDGQFYVPGPILEDQTRKRELRLLKNREAARECRRKKKEYIKCLENRVAVLENQNKALIEELKSLKELYCQQKTE from the exons ATGGACGGAATGGTGGAGGAGAACGGAACTAGCGGTGGTGCAAATGTCACAGACCCATTAGCAAGTCCTGGTTCGTCTGCGGGCACAGGTCCCCCACATGTTGTTGTCACGAGTATTGTTCAATTAACATTACCTACTCAAGCTCCTTCAGCACAg GTGCAATCTGTTATCCAACCTAATCAACAATCAGTGATTCAAACTGCCTCTAATATACAATCAGTGCAACTGCCTAAAGGAAATGTGATACTTGTTAGCAAACCTAATTCTGTTATACACACTACACAAGGAACCCTTCAAACTTTACag ataaaaccAGAGCCTAACACACTATTGAGTACACAGGGGCAGTCTTGCAGTGATGAAAGCTGTAGTGATGATGAGAGtcctaaaagaaaatatagggAAATGCTCACAAGACGTCCTTCTTataggaaaattttaaatgacttAGGCGGAGCAGAAATTGCAG TTATCCCAGCGGGTGCATTACAAACTGACAGTGGTCTTCACACATTAGCTGTATCTGGAACAACGGGCGGCACGGCCATTGTACAATACGCTACGAACCAAGATGGACAGTTTTATGTTCCGG GTCCTATACTAGAAGATCAGACTCGGAAAAGGGAATTACGCCTATTGAAAAATCGTGAGGCTGCTCGAGAATGTCGACGCAAAAAAAAAGAGTACATTAAGTGTTTAGAAAATAGAGTGGCCGTTTTGGAAAATCAGAATAAAGCACTTATTGAAGAACTAAAGTCATTAAAAGAATTATATTGTCAACAAAAAACTGAATGA
- the LOC123710933 gene encoding cyclic AMP response element-binding protein B isoform X5 has product MDGMVEENGTSGGANVTDPLASPGSSAGTGPPHVVVTSIVQLTLPTQAPSAQVQSVIQPNQQSVIQTASNIQSVQLPKGNVILVSKPNSVIHTTQGTLQTLQIKPEPNTLLSTQGQSCSDESCSDDESPKRKYREMLTRRPSYRKILNDLGGAEIAVIPAGALQTDSGLHTLAVSGTTGGTAIVQYATNQDGQFYVPEDQTRKRELRLLKNREAARECRRKKKEYIKCLENRVAVLENQNKALIEELKSLKELYCQQKTE; this is encoded by the exons ATGGACGGAATGGTGGAGGAGAACGGAACTAGCGGTGGTGCAAATGTCACAGACCCATTAGCAAGTCCTGGTTCGTCTGCGGGCACAGGTCCCCCACATGTTGTTGTCACGAGTATTGTTCAATTAACATTACCTACTCAAGCTCCTTCAGCACAg GTGCAATCTGTTATCCAACCTAATCAACAATCAGTGATTCAAACTGCCTCTAATATACAATCAGTGCAACTGCCTAAAGGAAATGTGATACTTGTTAGCAAACCTAATTCTGTTATACACACTACACAAGGAACCCTTCAAACTTTACag ataaaaccAGAGCCTAACACACTATTGAGTACACAGGGGCAGTCTTGCAGTGATGAAAGCTGTAGTGATGATGAGAGtcctaaaagaaaatatagggAAATGCTCACAAGACGTCCTTCTTataggaaaattttaaatgacttAGGCGGAGCAGAAATTGCAG TTATCCCAGCGGGTGCATTACAAACTGACAGTGGTCTTCACACATTAGCTGTATCTGGAACAACGGGCGGCACGGCCATTGTACAATACGCTACGAACCAAGATGGACAGTTTTATGTTCCGG AAGATCAGACTCGGAAAAGGGAATTACGCCTATTGAAAAATCGTGAGGCTGCTCGAGAATGTCGACGCAAAAAAAAAGAGTACATTAAGTGTTTAGAAAATAGAGTGGCCGTTTTGGAAAATCAGAATAAAGCACTTATTGAAGAACTAAAGTCATTAAAAGAATTATATTGTCAACAAAAAACTGAATGA
- the LOC123710932 gene encoding UV excision repair protein RAD23 homolog A gives MLVTLKTLQQQTFQIEIDPDESVKALKLKIEVEKGKDYAVDSQRLIYAGKILLDDHKLSTYNIDEKKFIVIMVTKVKTGDTPQTSTSTPEAGESKSTDSGDATNKSLESPNPPPAAEPERAVEPPTISTDPDFESTVLSIMDMGYNRQQVEQALRASFNNRERAVEYLITGIPENILQEQEAEASSNDDPLGFLRDQSQFQQMRAMIQQDPSLLNTILQQIGQSNPRLLQLISQNQQAFVRMLNEPMSTPASDGAAAVSEDVLPPEHQLPQPPQNVIHVSPQDKEAIERLKALGFPEDMVIQAYFACEKNENLAANFLLSQTFDD, from the coding sequence ATGTTGGTGACTctaaaaacattacaacagCAAACATTTCAAATCGAAATAGATCCCGATGAATCGGTAAAAGCATTGAAACTCAAAATAGAAGTTGAAAAAGGTAAAGATTATGCGGTAGATTCCCAAAGGCTTATTTATGCTGGAAAAATTCTTCTTGACGATCATAAGCTTAGCACATATAATATAGATGAAAAGAAATTCATTGTTATTATGGTTACTAAAGTAAAGACAGGTGATACACCACAAACATCTACGTCTACCCCTGAGGCAGGTGAAAGTAAGTCTACTGACAGCGGGGATGCTACAAACAAAAGTTTGGAGTCTCCCAACCCACCTCCAGCAGCTGAGCCAGAACGTGCCGTAGAACCCCCAACAATATCTACTGATCCGGATTTTGAATCTACTGTTCTTAGTATTATGGATATGGGTTATAATCGTCAACAAGTTGAACAAGCTCTGCGTGCGTCTTTTAACAATCGGGAACGAGCtgtagaatatttaataactggtatacctgaaaatatattacaagaaCAAGAGGCAGAAGCAAGTTCAAATGATGACCCATTAGGTTTCCTCCGTGATCAATCCCAATTTCAACAAATGCGGGCTATGATCCAGCAAGATCCTAGTttgttaaatactattttgCAGCAAATTGGACAATCTAACCCTCGACTCCTTCAGTTAATAAGTCAAAATCAACAGGCTTTTGTGAGAATGCTCAATGAACCAATGAGTACTCCTGCAAGTGATGGAGCTGCTGCTGTATCTGAAGATGTATTGCCCCCTGAGCATCAGTTACCTCAGCCACCACAAAATGTTATTCATGTTTCACCTCAAGATAAAGAAGCTATAGAACGATTAAAAGCTCTTGGTTTTCCAGAAGACATGGTTATTCAAGCCTACTTTGCATGCGAGAAGAATGAAAATCTAGCAGCAAACTTCCTTTTATCTCAAACCTTTGATGACTAA
- the LOC123710858 gene encoding uncharacterized protein LOC123710858, whose amino-acid sequence MFVMKTIVPMNSCIDLPTCMYNMRNPTQELSKDDIDIKICDQVIQLVKNTSHTAMVDLEERQKQLLQKLDKLHDQINIIRSSCKLDNTQQDNSTLALKPIKEHLNEVVITLNQDKLPWFLKPLLTNNPGLKYTWHIHSSVLANKIQKIQAYFKNINMPPAGSDISRVNLRIIFKNSATELKISSLGLPIRGNVNILRYLCEHYPNTAVYSYNDFEMENFLDTCYLLENALDSQKPILCKKFFASNDIQWAFKNQFSIIDLALYNEIKQIQNYKKLVPHKWLSNCEKNIEK is encoded by the exons atgtttgtaatgaaaaCTATTGTTCCAATGAATAGTTGTATAGATCTACCAACTTGCATGTATAATATGAGGAATCCTACGCAAGAACTTTCCAAAGAtgatattgatataaaaatatgtgacCAGGTTATACAATTAGTCAAg AATACATCACATACAGCTATGGTAGATCTTGAGGAAAGACAAAAACAACTACTACAGAAGTTGGATAAACTTCatgatcaaataaatataataagatcTTCTTGCAAGTTAGATAATACACAACAAGACAATTCTACCCTTGCACTAAAACCAATAAAG GAGCATCTGAATGAAGTTGTAATCACTTTAAATCAAGATAAGTTACCATGGTTTCTGAAACCTTTGTTAACTAATAATCCAGGTCTAAAATATACATGGCACATTCATTCCTCAGTCCTTGCtaacaaaattcaaaaaattcaggcctatttcaaaaacataaatatgcCACCAGCAGGAAGCGATATTTCCAGAGTAAATTTGaggataatatttaaaaata GTGCCACGGAACTTAAAATTTCATCTCTTGGGTTACCAATTAGgggtaatgtaaatattttacgataCCTTTGTGAACATTATCCAAACACTGCTGTTTACAGTTACAATGATTTCGAAATGGAAAATTTTCTGGATACTTGTTATTTGCTTGAAAATGCATTGGATTCTCAAAAACCAATCTTGTGTAAAAAGTTCTTTGCGAGTAATGATATTCAATGGGCTTTTAAGAATCAGTTTAGCATTATAGATCTTGCTCTATACAATGAGATAAAGCAAATtcagaattataaaaaacttgtACCTCACAAATGGCTTTCTaattgtgaaaaaaatatagaaaagtaA